CCAATGTTAAGAATATTTCACACATATTGGTCTTGTGTGActttctacaaatattgttcaattttTTCTAAATCGTCAAAAatcatggctgccagagggcgttgccactttttatcaacaatttctttaagcAACATCTCCAAAacctgaatggattttgatgaatctTTACACAAATTATCTCTGGGTGGCCCATTTTAGAGggtatttttaatcaaaaataggttttcagttatcagactttaaaaatctttttctctagagctttgatatttagcATATGATTTAAGTGTTTGACCCTTTACCATACTTGTctaaattattgccctaaggtcaaaacaATGATCACGCCCCtgactctgacatgtatttactATAAGCGTATATATAAGAAACAtcgaaaatcttctctgaattaGTAATATTTAAGGCCTTGaaatttggcgtgtgatatcagagttgtactgtctaccgtaattgttcataTTGTTTCCCTAGGTTTAAAAATATGTGTgccatgtatataatataggctaacatagaacaCACCTGTCTCTGTAcatgtaccattacgttatacaaacacgcttgaagccttgtacacaggttaGCACTTTAGGGTCAGTGGCCCGCTTGGTTTTTAAACCTTTAGCCTTCCATGAATATTGAACAACATGCAAAGTTATACCCTCCCCCACCTCGCTCTTCCACATAGTCACCCCCACCACCCTGATCATGCAACCCCTAacaatttttctttccatttcttagctcacctgagcacaaagtgcttttTCAATTCTTAGCCGagtgttaacactcttgaggccacagttgtgatccagtctttatgaatcttagtcagaaggTTTGTCCTGaggatctctaggccaagtttgaaacttggtcatgtgccgTGATGTGGGTAAAAATATAGGTCACTACACCAgctcaaaggaaaaccttgttaatactctagagaccacatttatttttgaaactcatgagaatgagtcagaatgtttgtcttggtggcctctaggtcaggttagaatcTGGGTCGTATTGGGTCCCAAACTAGGTAACCCAATCAGTTCAAAgtgaaagcttgttaacactcttgaggccagatttatgaccctgtcttcatgaagcttgatcagaatgttaaccttgacgATCTATAGGTtacgtttgaaactgggtcatgtggaataaaaaactagatcacccggtcaaatgaaaggaaaagccggttaacactctagagactgtAGACTCaattactcgggtgagcgatccatgatcatcatgaccctcttgttttattttccatcagtatttattatcagcatgtgaagttttataccctcacccagtcaccctctctcctcaaatgtttttttttttcattctttttttctaattttgcaaaccttccatgattatttatcaacatgtgaagttgtaataCCACCCCGTCACCACCAAGGTTCCatatttcttacttgattgtgatgtcttaagaacatctgttcttttaagttcaaaatatTCAAGTTAAATAGCGACACTTGGTAAACGATTACTTTTACAGTTTTCCGTCTCTACTTAACTTTTTGTCGGATCTATTTCTTTGCAATTCCACACCGCAGACCCATTCgttgggggataccaattcatcaaacttgattgttttttttcagctcacctgaacacaaagtaCGCGAAGTAAGCTATTGGGATCGCTCATtcgtcgttcgtccgtccgtccgtttggcATCTGTCCACATTTTAAAgaatatctcctcctaaaccaccaggttaattttgatgaaaggaatgttccttggatggtcttctttaataattgttcaaagaattgaattccatacagaattctggttgccatggcaacaaaaggaaaaacttctaaaatcttcttgtccaaaaccacaggtccacGGGCTTTAAAATTTAGTATGTAGCGTCATGTAGAGGTtctctaccgagattgttcaaattatccccctagggaaCACCGATGTTaaaactgacctactttcttaatattttagcatcagtttgacatttgaaacatgttaacaaaactgggaaaagatttcaattcttacttatatttgactttcttacctgatcttTTACACTGGTCTATGTAGTTATATTACtgaggtgagcgatccagggtcatcatgaccctcttgtctttcATTAAGTTTCTATTGTAAAACATATGATTAGAGCAGTactttttttattaatgaaaacatTATGAACATTCAGTATAATGTTTCGTTTTCTATTTAGTTCCAGAAGAGCTTATGTTGAATCCACGTGATATAGCCATGTACTTGAAGGCTCTTGAGGAAGGTAAAGAAAGAGATAAATGTGTCAGGATTATGGTTGTTGGTCACTATGCACAGGGTAAAACATCACTTACAAGAAGGCTTTTCGGACAAACCATCGAACGAGTTGAAAGCACAAATGGCATTGAAGTACACAGCAAACAATGTCAAAAGATTGGATCCCACTGGGATGACAAACCATCTGTAGAAGATGATATGACGAATCGACTTGTCAAAGTGGCACTTTTGACTGAGTCGCTGAATGAAAATGAGAAACACATTGATGATATTTCAGGTAATTCTTTAGGAGCTATGGGAAAACAAATGGTAAACGAAATAGATGTGGCTGCTCTTGAGATGTCCAGAGAGGCATTGTATAAAACAGAACCTATGGCAGAAAGATCTGTTGAGAAGAACAGTTCCGTTGAATTGATTTATGACAAGGATTCAGTTGCACAATTCGCACAAAAAATGAATGCCAACAAAAAGAGAGAGTCAACAGCAGTTGATGAAGACACTATCATTGATATAAACGTTTGGGACTTTGGTGGACAGTTTATTTACTACGCTACGCATCAAATCTTTCATTCAAGAAATGCAATATACCTTCTAGTTTTCAATCTGAAAGAACCTCTTGACAACATATTAATAGACGAAGACTTTCCAAACAACCAGTTTACAATGAAAAGTTCTCTTACGTACTGGATGGAGTCAATACATTCATTTGTAGGATCACAAGATGGCAAAGAACCTGTTGTCATTTTAGTCGGAACGCACAAGGGAGACTGTACaggaaatgaaaacaaacaacttGAAGCAGCGATGGAAATCTTATGTACAACCAAAACATTCAGTCATGTATATCCATCATCGTTTGCAGTTGAGTGTATGGATCCTCACGATGAGTCTTTGGAACAGTTgagaaatgttatatataaagTTGGCCTGGCGAAGACCCAGCATAGATTGATTCCAGCTAAATGGATTCCACTGGAGAAGAAGCTGTTGGAATtgagaaacaagaaaattatacgGCTGGAAGATGTACAGAAGCTGGATTCTGAAAACAGTCATCCTATTCAAGATGAAGAACACGTTAAGTTGTTTCTTAAATACCATGCTGAGACAGGAAGTTTGATTTTCTTTGACGAGGAAAAGCTTCAGGACTTTGTCGTGCTCGATCCACAGTTTCTTATTGATGCATTTAAGTGCATCATTACTTCTAAACGTTTCTTCAGATTGAAGCCAAATCTACATCATCTTGGTAGAAAGCTCATTACAAGTGGTGTTCTGGAAATGGATCTCTTGGATGAAGTCTGGGGAAATGATGAAACAAATCAGTTTTATGCTTTCAAGGACGTTATAATAGCATTTATGCAAAGGCTTAGAATATTTGCAGAGATAAAAGACATAAATTGCTCTACTGGATCGGAGCAAAATGGAAATGTTTCGAGATGCTTCCTTGTTCCAAGTCTCCTGAAATGTAAAGCTGAAGAAGAAGTGATGAAAGCATTTCTTCCACCATGTAAAAGAAAATCAAACGTCTCGCTTGTTTTGGAACTAGAGAATAGTTCAGTTCTTCCACTCATATATCAGAGAGTAACAGCTGCTGTGTTAGCAAAATGGCCACCAATTTATTTTCCCAGAAGAGATCCACTGTTGTTTCAAGATGTTGGCGCATTTTTGTTGAACCATCAGCATGCGGGGTTGCTAACTCTAAGCAAAGTAAGCTTAGACTGCGATGGCTTAGAGATAACGGTCGTCAATCTGTGCCCAACAAGTACTGTAGATTCAAGGGTTTGTGAACAATTTCGAAGATACATTGAAATGGTTATATTGCTTGAATTTGAAAAGTTTTCAAGCAGTTCAAAGGATGACTTGTATAGATATTATTTGCGATGCAACCATTTTGAGCATGGGTACAAAGGTAGTTTTTATGTACATGACTTAAAGCAAGTCAGGGGCGACAAAGATGTACATTGTCCCGATCATGGCAGTCATGTGGTAAACGTGAAGGAAAGCATTGGCCAATGGTTCAAGAAAGAAACTACATTGTCAGATGAAAGTCTTCCAGATCGAGAACTAACTGACAAAGAACTTAGCAAAATAGCACAAGCAATTGGGAAAAACTGGAACTTGCTTGGAATAGATCTTGGACTCGGGCAAGATGATATTGACCGTTGCGAAATAGACCACTGTTCATCAGGGGtcaaaacaacaatttattttattttgaaagaatggAAGAAAAGATGTTCTGGAAAACATTCAATGAAATACCTTATTACACAGATGAAAGAATGTGAAGGACTTACTGTAAACTGGGACAAAATAAACAACCTGACTGATAACTTTTGATATGCTATATCCTGgaaatacaagaatattttttcttgcagtaATTCATGTATTATTCCAATTGAAAATTTATGCTTTCGGGTGAAATACTGAgatataagtgaaaaatatatttaataatttcacattgaaaaataacaaatatatttttcacagtACTCCTGTTTGGACTGCTTTTAATAAATTCCCCGTTAAGGTGCCTCAAACACTGTCAAtcgttacttcccttttacgcaTTTCGAGTGACCTCCCCTACATTGTTTAcaaagtatgcatatatatatatataacgttttGACGTCTGCTTTCTGCAAACTGTCATCGTGGCCGAATCGGAAATAGTTCCAGAAGTTCTGAGACAAATAATGGATAACCTCTTTGATACAAAACCTTTTGGCGACTTCCAGGTAGCACAGGCTGGAGAAAGAATGTTCAGAGAAGTAGATCCTGATGAATGCCTCGTTGCTTATGAAAACTAGAACACTCTTAAGAAAACTGTCTATGACATGAAGCTTGTCAATGCCTTTTTGATGTCAAGAAATGAGGACAGGTTGATTCAGTTTATTCCACCCGAGGAGCTCAAGTAATCATTGCTGCAATTTCATTTTGGCAGTAACAAAAAGGACGGATCGGAGTATGAGCCTACGACACTTAGGGGGGTTTTTAGGGTCAGTAGAGAGACACTTCAGGTCTTATTTAAGGACATAGATTTTGCTAAGACAAGAGCTGTTTAAAAGACAACAACAATAATTGAAGAAAATTGGTCTTGGAAATAAACCAAAAGGAGCTGAGTCACTTGACGAAGACCTAATTACAAAAATGCACGAGGCTGATACATTGGAACAAAAATCCAACAGAAGTACTTCATTGAATGTAATTAGTTTGCACATCTTATTTCGGAATGCGTACGGGTAAAGAAATTCATCAGTTGTATCGGGGTGATGTAAAGCTTTACCTTCAAATCACATCATGCAAATCTCAGGACACAAGAACGCGAGCAGCATTAACAATTACAGCAAACTAAACAATGTTCAAAACCGCCAGATATCCGACATTCTGTCAAGTAAATCAACAAAATATTCCTCCATCATTGTTTGCAACCCTGATCATCCAACAACTTCTGGTCCAGTCTTATTCACAATACCCTCTATGTTTTTCATTAATTCAAATATTCAGGGCAATGTGATCATTAATATGGGCAGAAAGACTGAACTCAACAACTTTCACAAACAAATAACCTTCAAATGCCCTGCACTCAAGATGGACCTTCAAGACAAGGATCACCAGTTTTTGATTTTCCTTGTTAGAGGccatataaaataaacaagtgtATTTTTCGATAGTGACAGCGAGTAAGCCGacttattaaaatgtttgacaaaCAAGTAAATATGCAAAAACTTTGTTCCTGAAtaattgtatatttcaaaatattgtattgttttttaacagttttttccaTATCCACAGAAGTTGTGATTTTTTTCACCTCATCTTtcattgttttacaaataaaatgaataaaaatgaaatttattgtataatttttGTCAAAAGTTATTTCACTTTCACAAATGTCAGAGATATTTCCGATTTGGCCATGATGACAGTTAACAGCAACTAGACAGACGTCAAAAAGTTAAACATGTATTGTTTGTAAACAATCTAGGGGAAAATTATTGTATAATTTTtgtcaaagttattttttttcacaaatgtcAGAGATCATTATTGGATatatttttcattactttttgtaCTTCAGAGAGAAACAGATTAGATAGTTGAAGTAGTGTTCGACATTCTTTTATTGGCTGCGGGtctatcccgctaccaaagttacaagtgtatttctgacaatcatatagcatctttattttattccgaatcacatccaaaggatgctcatgtgctacacaaaatagtcccattcatgaacaatgtaTGCATTATCAacgaacaagcagttcttattcagcctgtatccactcacactggccatttaggtTATATaatatctatcaatgataaggtattccagcccatggttacatcacaagctaggtcaggcagagttcatcttagatatgtgGTACATTAAATTGCATTTGTTTCTCTTCATGtgtattcatagactggcatttaaacagaaaataaatctaccaaaaacccgcaaccatcagacatttcaaggctttgatttttaacatttttatgaaatacatgcAAAACTGTTGTACAGTTTTGTTAAGAGTTCTTTCATTTTTACAGAGACTTTCATCtttacaaaatgatgaaataaattaaaatctgtTGTGCTTTAGCGGGTTCTTTCATTTTCACAGACAACTTGTTGAATTTTAAAGTTGTTGCTTCATTTTAAACATACTAGAAtattaaatcatttattaaatggaataaaaaatTGTTGTAACATTTACGATCTTTATCAActgtattaaaattgaaattgtttTAAGTGTTTGAGTGTGTATTTGTGCTTGTAAAATCTAGTTCACATTCCCTAGAAGGTTTAAAAATGGTAGTTTTGTCATATGGAAAGGTGTGACCGTGAAcatagtggggcttgaacccttGACCTCCGGATAAAGCGACCGACACcataaccactagaccacctgTCCTGTCCCATGAATtcaactgtttgaaacagtgaaatttatAATACTGATCCCCTTCACGCCACCGTTTATACCGCTCCCCTTCAGGCCACTGTTAAAATCAATGAGTTATAAACACCACTCCCCTTCTcgccactgtttgaaacagtgaatgTATAATACTGCTCCCTTTTatgccactgtttgaaacagtgaaaagtataATACCGCTCCCCTTCACGcgactgtttgaaacagtgaaagtaTAGAACCGCTCCCCTTCAcgccactgtttgaaacagtgaaagttaTAATACCACTCCCCTTCACGCCGCTGTTTGAAACAGTAAAAAGTAAAA
The genomic region above belongs to Mercenaria mercenaria strain notata chromosome 12, MADL_Memer_1, whole genome shotgun sequence and contains:
- the LOC123535010 gene encoding uncharacterized protein LOC123535010, whose translation is MQMRDIRELTNTSDKNREILTRVRAKGVKGYFDFKKCLIKSRQECLVKYLDTTAAKLEEEILPAKETSPTVNNRAGFKCSVCDLSFGTVQHLVQHTQTSEHLNMIKEQQEFAKENQEENGDEAGDFSSLASSMHEQNAIDSNDQVGQCFLCNVRFTSPSHANSHLSGKKHKRRKALFDSEFQLIHGSDEIKSVQLSSENVGEPNSQLSLSLNTLGSINPTVSVDSSKTCDICNVSFTSKYNAQQHYDSEKHKKKALILQKQKLGEALPMSCDICNCSFNGPESAEAHFKSEKHRKMKDKKQRLGEALPTSCNACNCSFSTPESAEAHFKGGKHRKAANKAKTEGGDGLPLFCTICSCPFSSELNAKQHFESKKHKRKQELNAKTVPEELMLNPRDIAMYLKALEEGKERDKCVRIMVVGHYAQGKTSLTRRLFGQTIERVESTNGIEVHSKQCQKIGSHWDDKPSVEDDMTNRLVKVALLTESLNENEKHIDDISGNSLGAMGKQMVNEIDVAALEMSREALYKTEPMAERSVEKNSSVELIYDKDSVAQFAQKMNANKKRESTAVDEDTIIDINVWDFGGQFIYYATHQIFHSRNAIYLLVFNLKEPLDNILIDEDFPNNQFTMKSSLTYWMESIHSFVGSQDGKEPVVILVGTHKGDCTGNENKQLEAAMEILCTTKTFSHVYPSSFAVECMDPHDESLEQLRNVIYKVGLAKTQHRLIPAKWIPLEKKLLELRNKKIIRLEDVQKLDSENSHPIQDEEHVKLFLKYHAETGSLIFFDEEKLQDFVVLDPQFLIDAFKCIITSKRFFRLKPNLHHLGRKLITSGVLEMDLLDEVWGNDETNQFYAFKDVIIAFMQRLRIFAEIKDINCSTGSEQNGNVSRCFLVPSLLKCKAEEEVMKAFLPPCKRKSNVSLVLELENSSVLPLIYQRVTAAVLAKWPPIYFPRRDPLLFQDVGAFLLNHQHAGLLTLSKVSLDCDGLEITVVNLCPTSTVDSRVCEQFRRYIEMVILLEFEKFSSSSKDDLYRYYLRCNHFEHGYKGSFYVHDLKQVRGDKDVHCPDHGSHVVNVKESIGQWFKKETTLSDESLPDRELTDKELSKIAQAIGKNWNLLGIDLGLGQDDIDRCEIDHCSSGVKTTIYFILKEWKKRCSGKHSMKYLITQMKECEGLTVNWDKINNLTDNF